Within the Malassezia vespertilionis chromosome 3, complete sequence genome, the region AGAGCGTTGTGCGCCCGGCTGGCCCCAAGCAAACCAAGCGTCCCTTTACGCAGAAGAAGAACCCCCTGCGCAACCGTGCCGTTCTCTTCCGTCTCAACCCTTACGCGCAGGCGTCTATTCGCAACGAGATCCGCGAGcaggcgatgcgccgcgacggcAAGCTCAAGAAGAACACAAGGGCTCCCCGTACCAAGACGGACACTCGCTTTTTCGAGCAGCTCTTTGCTCCTTAAATTGGGATACGTCGATGTTCACGGTGTTAGCGCGTCTCTTCATCGGATTGTACGGTACAGTACGTGCGGGGTATGGCGGCAGACCCACATATCTAGTGCCACGTCTTTTAAAAAATAGCCTTCTAGCACGACTTGGGTTTCGATACCTCAAGTCACAATGCTATCAGATTTGCCTCTTGCGTTGTGCTTTCATTTGTTCTAGAAGGAAAGACGTTTGTGAGCTGTAAAAAAAAACTACAGCACTACACAATATAGCCACGGATGTTGCTGAATTTGGGCTTGTACTTGATGTTGTTTTGATCCACCTCTTTGTTCGTCAGTGGGCAGAGCGAATCAAGATCCGCGCTGGTTGCCATGTGGAGCTGACCGCTGTTGCGGAGGCCAATATCCCCGACGCTTGCTGTGGTTGGTTGGTATTGGGACCATCCCCCATGGAAGTTGGTAAGGCCGTTATGTGGGTCCTTGACAAACGCAACGTTGGCCTCGCGGTACAGATCGCTGATCCTTGCACGGACCTTATTATTATCTGTAGTGGGGGGGTAGTCAACAAGAGGCAAGGTGTCATTTGTCGTTTTGTCCGATGCAATAAAGCGGAGCGGCGGCCAAGTACCCCACGCATAAGCCGTGTCGCTGCCATGGAAAGCTAGGAGCTGTTGATACTGTTTCGGTGTGTCGGGAAGGTAAATGTCCGCGCTGAAACGGTACCGCCAAGTAGGCGCTTTCCCAATACGTTCCTTGGCCTGAACACTTGCGGGGCAGACCCAGACTTCGCTCGTGATAAGAGGACCAGCCACAAGTGATAAATCGGCTGCTTTGACGAGAAATGCGTTCCCCTCGTCCTTGTTGTTCCCAATAAGCATCGGTGCCTTGACGTAGCTACCGGCTTCGAGACGGTCGTAATAGTCGTTAAACGCGGTCTTGTTGTCGACCGTGACCAAGAACTTGGAGTCGGTTTCGGACGTCGCTTGCATGACGTCCTGCCATCTCTTCTGCTGCATGCATTTAAACTGTTCCTTGTTGGTTTCCGTGCCGCAGCCGACGTGCTTCGCCACCTTGTTCCAAGGGCTACTAGGCTCCGTGAAATCGTCTGAGACCTCCGCCAAAAAGTAGCGGCCAAGCGAGGTCATCGAGCCAGACTGAAGGATCATGCCATTGACGTACTTGGCCGACGGCTTGTTGTGGTGAGCGTACGCCCAATTGTCGactgtgcatgcgccggtACTCGTACCTCCAATGGTAATGCGCGATGGGTCGCCACCAAATTTTTCGGCATTCTTGTACACCCATTCGATCGCCAAGTCAGCATCTTTGTGGCCTGGGTTCGCGCCGTCGTAATCATCGCCGCTATTTCGCCACGGGTGCAGTTGAGGTGCCATTGGGTAACCAAAAATCCAGTTGCGCTGGTTAATGTTTACGACAACAACATCGTCTTGGCTGACGATTGCATCTCCATAATAAAGCTCaatgctgcttgcgccCCATTCGTACGAGCCGCCGTATATATTGAGCCAAATGGGTGCTTTTTCAGAAGTGCCGTTCGAGTTTTTATATTTTTCCCAGTGGTTCTTTCCAATCCACACGTCCACGTTAAGACAGTCTTCGCTTTGGGTGCTGTCATCGAAAATCTCAGAGCTCAGACCGAAAAGACTGATAGCGGAAAGAGATCCAAAACTGCCGTGTTGCGGGCAGCGGGGCCCACGCTTGGATGCATCTTTCTCACCGCGCCAGCTCTTAGCAGGTTTCGGGGAGAGGAATCGATTCTCGCCACTCGTATCGTCGGCATAAGGCACTCCATGCCAGGAGTACACTTGCGTCGTTTGGTTAAAGAAGCCGCGGAGAAGGCCTTCGTTTGTCTTAATGAGTAAGTAGTCGCCTTCGCCAGAGCGCGAATGGGCAGCAGAGGCATCAGAGGATGCGCTAGCGGCCTTGCTCTTGCTGTGGCTCACACTGTGTTTGGACTTGCTGTTACTGGCACTGTGAGAAGCCTTACTGCGAGCACTcttgctggcgctgctggcgctgctgtgcgtaGACTTGCTGTGGCTGCTGTGCGTTTGTGCGCTGTGAAGATGGCTCGAATGACTATTGTGGTTCTTGCGTAGAGAGGCGCGGCGGATCATGGCATGGT harbors:
- a CDS encoding uncharacterized protein (COG:G; EggNog:ENOG503NYYH; MEROPS:MER0033198; SECRETED:SignalP(1-30)), with protein sequence MLVMSLMNAKMAFALAVLLGLCVIAEFAMAQSQYANPMNHAMIRRASLRKNHNSHSSHLHSAQTHSSHSKSTHSSASSASKSARSKASHSASNSKSKHSVSHSKSKAASASSDASAAHSRSGEGDYLLIKTNEGLLRGFFNQTTQVYSWHGVPYADDTSGENRFLSPKPAKSWRGEKDASKRGPRCPQHGSFGSLSAISLFGLSSEIFDDSTQSEDCLNVDVWIGKNHWEKYKNSNGTSEKAPIWLNIYGGSYEWGASSIELYYGDAIVSQDDVVVVNINQRNWIFGYPMAPQLHPWRNSGDDYDGANPGHKDADLAIEWVYKNAEKFGGDPSRITIGGTSTGACTVDNWAYAHHNKPSAKYVNGMILQSGSMTSLGRYFLAEVSDDFTEPSSPWNKVAKHVGCGTETNKEQFKCMQQKRWQDVMQATSETDSKFLVTVDNKTAFNDYYDRLEAGSYVKAPMLIGNNKDEGNAFLVKAADLSLVAGPLITSEVWVCPASVQAKERIGKAPTWRYRFSADIYLPDTPKQYQQLLAFHGSDTAYAWGTWPPLRFIASDKTTNDTLPLVDYPPTTDNNKVRARISDLYREANVAFVKDPHNGLTNFHGGWSQYQPTTASVGDIGLRNSGQLHMATSADLDSLCPLTNKEVDQNNIKYKPKFSNIRGYIV